The Natronomonas salsuginis genome includes a region encoding these proteins:
- a CDS encoding SDR family oxidoreductase, whose translation MDLGIEENAALVTAGTAGLGLASAEALVSAGCDVAVCGRSGDRLQRAERRLEAAGSGDVLAMRADITAPDDIEAFVEGTIDGFGRLDHVVTSAGGPPPGAFLDTTDEDWYDAYDLLVMSVVRTVRAAQPTLAADGGGTIVTITSRSVREVLDDLVLSNSVRRAVLGLTKTLADEFAPKIRVNSVLPGAHETDRIEELIQDGVDRDEYETYGDGLDEWSDGIALDRVGDPGELGDAVAWLSSERASYVNGVAVPIDGGSMRGI comes from the coding sequence ATGGATCTCGGAATCGAGGAGAATGCGGCGTTGGTTACGGCCGGAACCGCCGGGCTCGGGCTCGCGAGCGCCGAGGCGCTGGTGAGCGCAGGGTGTGACGTCGCCGTCTGCGGCCGCAGCGGCGATCGGCTCCAGCGTGCCGAAAGACGGCTCGAGGCGGCCGGCTCCGGGGACGTACTCGCGATGCGAGCGGACATCACGGCCCCCGACGATATCGAGGCGTTCGTCGAGGGGACGATCGACGGGTTCGGTCGACTCGACCACGTCGTCACGAGTGCTGGCGGCCCGCCGCCGGGGGCGTTTCTCGACACTACCGACGAGGATTGGTACGACGCCTACGACCTCCTCGTGATGAGTGTCGTTCGGACCGTTCGCGCCGCACAGCCGACGCTCGCTGCCGACGGCGGCGGAACGATCGTCACGATAACTTCCCGCAGCGTCAGGGAGGTGCTGGACGACCTCGTGCTCTCGAACTCGGTTCGGCGAGCGGTACTCGGGCTCACGAAGACGCTGGCCGACGAGTTCGCTCCCAAGATCAGGGTCAACAGCGTGCTGCCCGGCGCCCACGAGACGGACCGGATAGAGGAGTTGATCCAAGACGGCGTCGACCGAGACGAGTACGAGACGTACGGCGATGGTCTCGACGAGTGGTCCGATGGAATCGCGCTCGACCGCGTCGGTGATCCCGGCGAACTCGGCGACGCAGTCGCCTGGCTGTCGAGCGAACGGGCGTCTTACGTCAACGGCGTTGCCGTGCCAATCGACGGTGGATCCATGCGGGGGATCTGA
- a CDS encoding DUF7091 family protein: protein MFAPLVAGVSNRRRLERLLRTKLHAVGRQYEETKRAYTDAKSAALANLPTDDEGRARVVCRRHAEKRAVSLDSDARPSCYDPEHPDCRGCVEDIREERIETWGPR, encoded by the coding sequence ATGTTTGCGCCCCTAGTCGCCGGTGTGAGCAATCGTCGTCGTCTCGAACGCCTCCTCCGGACGAAACTCCACGCGGTCGGGAGACAGTACGAGGAGACGAAACGCGCCTACACCGACGCGAAAAGCGCGGCGCTCGCGAACCTGCCGACCGACGACGAGGGGCGGGCACGGGTCGTTTGTCGGCGCCACGCTGAAAAGCGAGCCGTGTCGCTCGACTCGGATGCCCGCCCGTCGTGTTACGATCCCGAGCACCCGGACTGCCGCGGCTGCGTCGAGGACATCCGCGAGGAGCGAATCGAAACGTGGGGGCCGAGGTGA
- a CDS encoding replication factor A (Replication protein A protects and stabilize the intermediate ssDNA that is generated by the unwinding action of a DNA helicase at the replication fork. In addition, SSBs prevent the formation of secondary structures by single-stranded template DNA.), with amino-acid sequence MTDLRKHAADIHEQFSDSLNLTVDEIEDRLETLVSEYRVPIDEAHRSIVSSYLDEADMDRDDLSGGSTEAATVADVDAPEEWLDLTVKIVDLWEPGADSIAQVGLLGDETGTIKFTKWAKSDLPELEESAVYRLGSVVTDEYQGRFSVKLNSSTTVEELDTDIEVGDDSTEVEGALVDIQSGSGLIKRCPEENCTRVLQNGRCSEHGEVDGEFDLRIKGVLDDGVEIHETIFNQESTEELTGITLDEAQQMAMDALDTEVVVEEMREAVLGRYYRVSGPTLGRYVLANDIERLGAPTDAESVLIKARSL; translated from the coding sequence ATGACAGACCTGCGAAAGCACGCAGCAGACATACACGAACAGTTCTCCGACAGCCTCAATCTCACCGTCGACGAGATCGAAGACCGCCTCGAGACGCTCGTCTCCGAGTACCGCGTCCCGATCGACGAGGCCCACCGAAGCATCGTCTCGTCGTACCTCGACGAGGCGGACATGGACCGAGACGACCTCTCCGGCGGCTCGACCGAAGCGGCCACCGTCGCCGACGTCGACGCGCCCGAGGAGTGGCTCGATCTCACGGTCAAGATCGTCGACCTCTGGGAGCCGGGTGCCGACTCGATCGCACAGGTCGGGCTCCTCGGCGATGAGACCGGCACGATCAAGTTCACCAAGTGGGCCAAAAGCGACCTCCCGGAACTCGAGGAGAGCGCGGTCTACCGGCTCGGAAGCGTCGTCACTGACGAGTATCAGGGTCGGTTCTCCGTGAAGCTCAACTCCTCGACGACGGTCGAGGAGCTCGACACCGACATCGAAGTCGGCGACGACTCGACGGAGGTCGAGGGCGCGCTCGTCGATATCCAGTCCGGCTCCGGACTCATCAAACGCTGTCCCGAGGAGAACTGCACCCGCGTTCTCCAGAACGGCCGCTGTTCGGAACACGGCGAGGTCGACGGCGAGTTCGACCTCCGGATCAAGGGCGTCCTCGACGACGGCGTCGAGATTCACGAGACGATCTTCAACCAGGAGTCGACCGAGGAGCTGACCGGTATCACCCTCGACGAGGCCCAGCAGATGGCCATGGACGCTCTCGACACCGAAGTTGTCGTCGAGGAGATGCGCGAGGCGGTGTTGGGCCGCTACTACCGCGTGTCCGGCCCGACGCTCGGCCGCTACGTACTGGCGAACGATATCGAGCGACTCGGCGCGCCGACCGACGCCGAGAGCGTGCTGATCAAAGCGAGGTCCCTGTAA
- a CDS encoding RPA family protein has translation MSASVPTREVARRAFATEFNDATYTFKESDDDRAPVYSLLPTGQPANRVFVAGTLTETEDVGNDSEYWRGRIVDPTGTFFTYAGQYQPEATSVLREAETPAYVTVVGKPRTYETDEGDVNVSLRPESISVVDDATRNRWVVETADRTLDRIEAFDGTNEYATMAETQYGSDLSVYRDAVIAALEDLELESDAEVAPEP, from the coding sequence ATGAGTGCATCCGTCCCCACCCGCGAGGTCGCCCGACGCGCCTTCGCGACCGAGTTCAACGACGCAACGTACACATTCAAAGAGTCCGACGACGACCGCGCCCCGGTCTACTCGCTGTTGCCGACCGGCCAGCCGGCCAACCGGGTGTTCGTCGCCGGCACGCTGACCGAAACCGAGGACGTGGGCAACGACTCCGAGTACTGGCGCGGCCGGATCGTCGATCCGACTGGAACCTTCTTCACCTACGCCGGGCAGTACCAGCCCGAGGCGACCTCCGTGCTCCGCGAGGCGGAGACGCCGGCGTACGTGACTGTCGTCGGGAAACCCCGCACGTACGAGACCGACGAGGGCGACGTGAACGTCTCGCTCCGTCCTGAATCCATCTCCGTGGTCGACGACGCGACGCGGAACCGCTGGGTCGTCGAGACGGCCGATCGAACGCTCGATCGGATCGAGGCGTTTGACGGGACCAACGAGTACGCCACGATGGCCGAAACCCAGTATGGGTCGGACCTGTCGGTGTACCGCGATGCGGTAATCGCGGCGCTTGAGGACCTCGAACTCGAATCCGACGCCGAGGTCGCTCCGGAACCGTAG
- a CDS encoding GMP synthase subunit A — protein MTRIVVVDNHGQFTHLEHRALRDLGVDTEIVDNDTPPERVDADGVVLSGGPDMDRIGRSADYLDLDVPVLGICLGMQLIAAELGGRVDSGDYGGYADVTVEIEDEDDPLVGSLAPETRVWASHADEVKDLPEGFVRTAKSDICGIEAMSDTDCDLYGVQWHPEVAHTEEGEAVFENFLAICDAAE, from the coding sequence ATGACTCGAATCGTCGTGGTCGACAACCACGGGCAGTTCACCCACCTCGAACACCGCGCGCTGCGCGATCTCGGTGTCGACACCGAGATCGTGGATAACGACACCCCACCAGAAAGGGTCGACGCCGACGGTGTCGTCCTCTCGGGCGGCCCGGACATGGATCGAATCGGACGCTCCGCCGACTACCTCGATCTCGACGTGCCCGTGCTCGGGATCTGTCTCGGCATGCAGCTCATCGCCGCGGAGCTCGGCGGACGGGTCGATTCGGGCGACTACGGCGGCTACGCCGACGTGACCGTCGAGATCGAGGACGAAGACGACCCGCTCGTCGGCTCGCTCGCACCGGAGACGCGGGTGTGGGCCAGCCACGCCGACGAGGTGAAGGATCTCCCCGAGGGGTTCGTCCGAACCGCCAAGAGCGACATCTGCGGGATCGAGGCGATGAGCGACACGGACTGCGATCTCTACGGCGTCCAGTGGCACCCCGAAGTCGCCCACACTGAGGAGGGCGAGGCGGTCTTCGAGAACTTCCTCGCGATCTGTGACGCGGCCGAGTGA
- a CDS encoding ABC transporter permease subunit, with protein MSWLAVAKKDFSDAIRSRLMLAVAVIFVAFTGGGIALGSAFGIESGAVVVLILQVLLSGMSIFIPLIAIGIAYQSIAGERESGSLKLLLSLPNSRLDVVIGKFLGRLGVLSVAVVIGFVSMLLATAITFEGDIQADVILTFMLAVLLLTIVFVSIAVSVSAFSDSTFSAAIGGFGLFVVFQFAWGGLVFLARYVVNGFETPAFGAQAPEWAQVLFVVNPMTGWQQATAWLLRRVSEDQSTQQQAADAFYLEPWFGFVVLAFWIVVPLVVGYLRFDSVDL; from the coding sequence ATGAGTTGGCTCGCCGTCGCGAAGAAGGACTTCTCGGACGCGATCCGCTCGCGACTGATGCTCGCCGTCGCTGTGATCTTCGTCGCCTTCACCGGCGGCGGCATCGCGCTGGGATCCGCGTTCGGAATCGAGAGCGGGGCGGTCGTCGTCCTCATCCTGCAGGTGTTGTTGAGCGGGATGAGCATCTTCATCCCCCTGATCGCGATCGGGATTGCGTATCAGTCGATCGCGGGCGAACGGGAGAGCGGGAGCCTGAAGCTCCTGCTCTCGTTACCGAACTCGCGGCTCGACGTCGTTATCGGCAAGTTTCTCGGTCGGCTGGGCGTGTTGAGCGTCGCCGTCGTCATCGGCTTCGTGTCGATGCTGCTCGCGACGGCGATCACCTTCGAGGGCGACATCCAGGCCGACGTCATCCTCACGTTCATGCTCGCGGTGTTGCTGTTGACGATCGTCTTCGTCAGCATCGCCGTGAGCGTCTCGGCATTCTCGGATTCGACGTTCTCCGCGGCCATCGGCGGATTCGGCCTCTTCGTGGTCTTCCAGTTCGCCTGGGGCGGACTCGTCTTTCTCGCACGATACGTGGTCAACGGCTTCGAGACGCCCGCCTTCGGCGCACAAGCTCCCGAGTGGGCGCAGGTGCTGTTCGTCGTCAATCCGATGACCGGCTGGCAGCAGGCGACGGCGTGGCTCCTCCGTCGCGTCTCCGAGGATCAAAGCACTCAACAACAGGCCGCCGACGCCTTCTATCTTGAGCCGTGGTTCGGATTCGTCGTGTTAGCGTTTTGGATCGTCGTCCCGCTCGTCGTCGGCTACCTCCGGTTCGACTCGGTCGATCTGTAG
- the ilvA gene encoding threonine ammonia-lyase, producing MIGLADVTAARARVAETARETPLERSSTFSNRTGADVRLKLEHLQRTGSFKIRGATNRIALLSEAEREAGVVAASAGNHAQGVALAATKIGVDSTIVMPEYAPISKIDATRSYGATVELHGVDYDAAAERAHEIEREENRTFVHAFDDPSVMAGQGTIGLEIAEQCPEVDTVVVPIGGGGLIAGISTAITELTDARVIGVQAEGAASAARSLEIGRVVERESVDTIADGIATRKIGESTFEVIKARVDEVVTVTDPEIANALTSLLERSKTLVEGAGAVPLAAVLERRFEYDDGETIVLALCGGNIDLNVLTTVITRGLVERGRFLRIKTVLKDRPGALEELVELLTEYRTNIHAIEHDRASKDIAMNAAEVELDLETRGHEHVAELLGELEDRGYEVEVVS from the coding sequence ATGATCGGACTGGCTGACGTGACGGCGGCCCGAGCGCGCGTCGCCGAGACGGCCCGCGAAACCCCGCTGGAACGCTCGAGCACGTTCTCGAATCGAACCGGCGCGGACGTGCGACTCAAACTCGAACACCTCCAGCGGACCGGCTCGTTCAAGATCCGCGGTGCGACGAACAGGATCGCCCTCCTGAGCGAGGCCGAACGCGAGGCCGGGGTCGTCGCCGCGAGCGCCGGCAATCACGCGCAGGGCGTCGCCCTGGCGGCCACGAAAATCGGCGTCGATTCGACGATTGTGATGCCCGAGTACGCCCCGATCTCGAAGATCGACGCCACGCGATCGTACGGGGCGACGGTCGAACTCCACGGCGTCGACTACGACGCGGCCGCCGAACGCGCCCACGAGATCGAACGCGAGGAGAACCGCACGTTCGTCCACGCCTTCGACGATCCGTCGGTGATGGCGGGGCAGGGCACGATCGGCCTCGAGATCGCCGAGCAGTGCCCGGAGGTCGACACGGTCGTCGTCCCGATCGGCGGCGGCGGCCTCATCGCCGGCATCTCGACCGCGATCACGGAACTGACCGATGCCCGTGTGATCGGGGTGCAGGCCGAGGGTGCCGCGAGCGCGGCTCGCTCGCTGGAGATCGGCCGGGTCGTCGAGCGCGAGTCGGTCGATACGATCGCCGACGGCATCGCGACCAGAAAAATCGGCGAGTCGACGTTCGAGGTGATCAAAGCGCGCGTCGACGAGGTCGTCACGGTCACGGATCCCGAGATCGCGAACGCGCTCACCTCGCTGTTGGAGCGCTCGAAGACGCTCGTCGAGGGGGCCGGCGCGGTCCCGCTCGCGGCCGTCCTCGAACGCCGCTTCGAGTACGACGATGGGGAGACGATCGTTCTCGCGCTCTGCGGCGGCAACATCGACCTCAACGTGCTCACGACGGTCATCACCCGCGGGCTGGTCGAGCGCGGCCGCTTCCTTCGCATCAAGACCGTGCTGAAGGATCGTCCCGGCGCGCTGGAGGAACTCGTGGAACTGCTCACCGAGTACCGGACGAACATCCACGCGATCGAACACGATCGGGCCTCGAAGGACATCGCGATGAACGCCGCCGAGGTCGAACTCGACCTGGAGACCCGCGGCCACGAGCACGTCGCGGAGCTGTTGGGCGAACTGGAGGACCGCGGCTACGAGGTCGAGGTCGTCTCCTAA
- a CDS encoding ABC transporter ATP-binding protein, with product MAAIELDGVEKSFGDVRALRGVDLEVGDGEIFGFLGPNGAGKSTTINILLDFVRPDAGSVRVLGRDAREDSVAVRERTGVLPEGFDVYDRLTAKEHVQFAIDSKEADEQPYPILERVGLEDAADRRAGGFSTGMRQRLALAMALVGDPDLLILDEPSSGLDPNGARELREIVESEADGGTTVFFSSHILGQVEAICDRVGIIRDGELVAVDTIDGLRENVGSGSTLVVEVDSVPNDAEHRLKSLDGVSEVAVDGTTLRITCEDDVKMDAVSELEDAGADVSDFSTEEASLEDLFTAYTEGDQ from the coding sequence ATGGCCGCCATCGAACTCGACGGCGTCGAAAAGTCGTTCGGAGACGTGCGAGCGCTCCGCGGCGTTGATCTCGAAGTCGGCGACGGTGAGATCTTTGGGTTTCTCGGTCCGAACGGCGCGGGAAAATCCACGACGATCAACATCCTCTTGGATTTCGTCCGTCCCGACGCGGGATCGGTTCGCGTGCTCGGCCGTGACGCCCGCGAGGACAGCGTCGCGGTCCGGGAACGAACCGGCGTCCTGCCCGAGGGGTTCGACGTGTACGACCGGCTGACCGCGAAAGAACACGTTCAGTTCGCCATCGACTCGAAGGAGGCCGACGAACAGCCGTACCCGATCTTAGAGCGAGTCGGCCTCGAGGACGCGGCCGACCGGCGGGCCGGCGGGTTCTCGACCGGAATGCGGCAGCGACTCGCGCTGGCGATGGCGCTCGTCGGTGATCCGGACCTCCTGATACTCGACGAGCCCTCCTCGGGGCTCGATCCGAACGGCGCGCGCGAACTCCGCGAGATCGTCGAGAGCGAGGCCGACGGCGGGACGACGGTCTTCTTTTCGAGCCACATTCTGGGTCAGGTCGAGGCCATCTGTGACCGCGTTGGGATCATCCGCGACGGCGAGTTGGTCGCCGTCGACACGATCGACGGGCTCAGAGAGAACGTCGGCAGCGGTTCGACGCTCGTCGTCGAGGTCGATTCGGTGCCCAACGACGCCGAACATCGGTTGAAGAGCCTCGACGGGGTTTCCGAGGTGGCCGTCGACGGAACGACGCTCAGAATCACCTGCGAGGACGACGTCAAGATGGACGCCGTCTCCGAACTCGAAGACGCCGGGGCGGACGTCTCGGACTTCTCGACCGAGGAAGCGTCGCTCGAGGATCTCTTCACGGCCTACACGGAGGGCGACCAATGA
- a CDS encoding A24 family peptidase: protein MSSSLLFGVATGPDLLRLLAVPVFAWAAARDLRTRRVPNWTWYPLVAVGLIALLWDVLTIGDLTGVQRRLFAVQTVLSLGFVAPLGYFFWRIGGFGGADAKAIITLAVLFPVYPTYQVLGGTYPVYGASLGVFSFSILSNTVLVGLLYPAALAVRNLPQGTFTPAMFVGHPVSLRDVPTAYGRLLETPDGFTRSGLDIDALRMYLRWRGISFSALRADPQRYRGTVPVDANDPGDGSLGDGTIDEDGPVDPVDDDPWGAAAFLAEHSAYGTTPTELREGLSTLSESDRESIWITPGIPFIVPMLAGLVVALAFGDVMFAGLSAVGI from the coding sequence GTGTCCTCGTCACTGCTGTTCGGGGTCGCGACCGGCCCCGATCTCCTACGTCTGCTCGCCGTCCCCGTCTTCGCGTGGGCCGCCGCCCGCGATCTACGGACCCGTCGCGTCCCGAACTGGACGTGGTACCCACTCGTCGCCGTCGGACTGATCGCGCTCCTCTGGGACGTGCTCACGATCGGGGATCTCACGGGGGTTCAGCGGCGGCTGTTCGCCGTCCAAACGGTCCTCTCGCTCGGGTTCGTCGCGCCGCTCGGCTACTTCTTTTGGCGGATCGGCGGCTTCGGCGGCGCGGACGCGAAGGCGATCATCACCCTCGCGGTTCTGTTTCCGGTGTACCCGACGTATCAGGTGCTCGGCGGGACGTATCCGGTGTACGGCGCGTCACTCGGGGTGTTCTCCTTTAGCATCCTCTCGAACACGGTACTCGTCGGGCTGCTGTATCCCGCCGCGCTCGCGGTGCGAAACCTCCCGCAAGGGACGTTCACGCCCGCGATGTTCGTCGGCCACCCCGTCTCGCTACGCGACGTGCCGACGGCGTACGGGCGGCTGTTGGAGACGCCGGACGGCTTCACGCGCAGCGGGCTCGACATCGACGCACTACGGATGTATCTCCGGTGGCGCGGGATCTCGTTTTCCGCGCTTCGCGCGGACCCGCAGCGATACCGCGGGACGGTGCCGGTTGACGCGAACGACCCGGGCGACGGCTCGCTCGGTGATGGGACGATCGACGAGGACGGCCCCGTCGACCCCGTCGACGACGATCCGTGGGGTGCGGCGGCGTTCCTCGCCGAACACTCGGCGTACGGGACCACGCCGACAGAGCTCCGCGAGGGGCTCTCGACGCTCTCGGAGTCGGATCGCGAGTCGATCTGGATCACGCCCGGCATCCCGTTTATCGTCCCGATGTTGGCCGGCCTCGTGGTCGCGTTGGCGTTCGGCGACGTGATGTTCGCGGGGCTGTCGGCGGTCGGAATCTAG